The Desulfatibacillum aliphaticivorans DSM 15576 genome includes a window with the following:
- the gnd gene encoding phosphogluconate dehydrogenase (NAD(+)-dependent, decarboxylating), whose product MEIGFVGLGKMGGAMVERLLARGHKVSAYARTRESVEAIAAKGAYGAESLEDLVASLPLPRIIWVMVPAGQATDSIIHQLIHFMEPGDCIIDGGNSFYKNSMANARALEEKEIFFLDAGVSGGVWGLENGYCLMVGGEEEAFNLLRPIFVDLAPPGGFLHVGPNGAGHFVKMIHNGIEYGMLQAYAEGFELMHGKEDFGLDLGKIAHLWNQGGVIRSWLLELCENIFREEPDLKSVWAYVEDSGEGRWTVAEAMEQDAPAPVITTALLERLRSRQSSFFSAKVIAALRKEFGGHKIRSDHDE is encoded by the coding sequence ATGGAAATCGGATTTGTGGGATTAGGCAAAATGGGCGGAGCCATGGTGGAGAGGCTGCTGGCAAGAGGCCATAAGGTTTCAGCATACGCCCGAACCAGGGAATCCGTGGAAGCCATAGCGGCCAAGGGCGCATACGGCGCAGAAAGCCTGGAAGATCTGGTCGCCAGCCTGCCGCTCCCCAGGATTATATGGGTGATGGTTCCGGCGGGCCAGGCAACGGATTCCATCATACATCAATTAATCCATTTTATGGAGCCGGGGGACTGCATTATAGACGGCGGCAACTCCTTTTATAAGAACTCCATGGCCAACGCCCGTGCCTTGGAGGAAAAGGAAATTTTCTTCCTGGACGCCGGCGTCAGCGGAGGCGTGTGGGGGCTTGAAAACGGCTATTGCCTGATGGTGGGCGGGGAAGAGGAAGCGTTTAACCTGCTCAGGCCCATTTTTGTAGATTTGGCGCCGCCCGGCGGATTTTTGCATGTCGGCCCCAACGGAGCGGGCCATTTTGTTAAAATGATCCACAACGGCATTGAGTACGGCATGCTTCAGGCCTACGCCGAAGGATTCGAGCTTATGCACGGCAAAGAGGATTTCGGCCTGGACCTGGGCAAGATCGCCCATCTTTGGAATCAGGGCGGCGTCATCCGGTCCTGGCTGCTGGAGTTGTGCGAAAATATTTTCCGCGAAGAACCGGACCTGAAGTCCGTCTGGGCGTACGTGGAGGACTCGGGCGAAGGCCGGTGGACCGTGGCCGAAGCCATGGAACAGGACGCGCCTGCGCCCGTCATCACCACGGCCTTGTTGGAAAGGCTGCGGTCCCGGCAAAGCAGCTTTTTTTCCGCCAAGGTAATCGCCGCGCTCAGAAAGGAATTCGGCGGCCATAAAATAAGGAGCGACCATGATGAGTGA